The following proteins are co-located in the Myroides profundi genome:
- a CDS encoding pseudouridine synthase, with product MESTHRHFLLYKPHGYISQFIYEKKRTKHKLGELYDFPEGTMAIGRLDENSEGLLFLTTDGMTSERVRGAHYEKEYYAQVDGVISEEAVEQMRNGVLIGVKGEKYLTKPCVAERLEQLPEWVGVGRRIRDERHGPTSWVRIVLTEGKFRQVRKMTAHVGHATLRLVRVRIGEISLEGMQVGEVKEVDQL from the coding sequence ATGGAATCTACACATAGACATTTTTTGTTATATAAACCACACGGTTATATCAGCCAATTCATATACGAGAAGAAGAGAACGAAGCATAAGTTAGGAGAGTTGTATGATTTTCCTGAAGGGACTATGGCTATCGGTAGATTAGATGAGAACTCTGAGGGATTGTTGTTTTTGACTACAGACGGTATGACTAGTGAGCGCGTAAGAGGAGCACATTATGAAAAGGAGTATTATGCGCAGGTAGATGGTGTTATATCAGAAGAGGCTGTAGAACAAATGAGAAATGGAGTGCTTATCGGGGTAAAAGGAGAGAAATACTTGACTAAGCCTTGTGTAGCAGAACGATTAGAACAATTACCAGAGTGGGTAGGAGTAGGCAGACGAATTAGAGATGAGAGACATGGCCCTACGAGTTGGGTACGTATAGTCTTAACGGAAGGTAAGTTTAGACAAGTAAGAAAGATGACAGCTCATGTAGGACATGCGACACTAAGATTAGTGCGTGTGCGTATCGGAGAGATATCATTAGAGGGGATGCAAGTAGGAGAAGTAAAAGAAGTAGATCAATTATAA
- a CDS encoding toxic anion resistance protein has product MEKDIQQMRDENVLAPSVNVEFTPQELKQIESYKKSIDLSNTTQVIQYGANSQLKASTFATEILKQVQTKDLGETSSVLVNLKEEVKSFEGIANKKSLFPMFDSFKKKIARLQTQYSKVETNINAIELQLERHYKIMMKDVAMFDKLFEENKNYFNELSLYIAAGDEKLKELNTVELPQLKAEAEKDNDPAKIQEYKDLEQQVIRFDRKVHDLKLTRMVVLQSSPQIRMVQNNSLMLMEKLQSSIVNTIPLWKNQMVLTLGIARSQQALGAQRAVTDATNELLSRNSELLRDSTVQIAQETERGIVDIETIRKVNSDIINTIDDIVRIQEEGKEKRRAVEVELREQENELKKHLLGNSDAVK; this is encoded by the coding sequence ATGGAAAAAGATATTCAACAAATGCGTGATGAGAACGTATTAGCACCTTCAGTGAATGTAGAGTTCACGCCACAAGAACTAAAACAAATCGAATCATATAAGAAAAGTATTGACTTAAGTAATACGACTCAGGTGATACAGTATGGAGCTAATAGTCAGTTAAAAGCAAGTACTTTTGCTACCGAAATATTAAAACAAGTACAGACGAAGGATTTAGGAGAAACTTCTAGTGTATTAGTCAATTTAAAAGAAGAAGTGAAGTCTTTTGAAGGCATTGCGAATAAGAAAAGCTTATTCCCAATGTTTGATTCATTTAAGAAGAAGATAGCGCGTCTTCAGACTCAGTATAGTAAAGTAGAAACTAATATCAATGCTATAGAACTTCAATTAGAACGTCATTATAAGATCATGATGAAAGATGTAGCGATGTTCGATAAATTATTTGAAGAGAATAAGAATTATTTTAATGAGTTGTCCTTATATATAGCAGCAGGTGATGAGAAACTAAAAGAATTAAACACAGTAGAATTACCACAATTAAAAGCTGAAGCGGAGAAGGATAACGATCCTGCGAAGATACAAGAGTATAAAGATTTAGAACAACAAGTAATTCGATTTGACCGAAAGGTACATGATTTAAAGTTGACTAGAATGGTTGTTCTTCAGTCTTCTCCACAGATCAGAATGGTACAGAACAATAGCTTGATGCTAATGGAGAAGTTACAATCAAGTATTGTAAACACTATTCCGTTATGGAAGAATCAGATGGTCTTGACTCTTGGTATAGCTCGTTCACAGCAGGCACTAGGAGCACAACGTGCCGTGACAGATGCGACTAACGAATTATTGAGTCGCAATAGTGAGTTGCTTAGAGATTCTACCGTTCAGATTGCTCAAGAGACAGAGAGAGGTATCGTAGATATAGAGACTATTCGCAAGGTTAACTCTGATATTATTAACACTATTGATGACATAGTACGAATTCAAGAAGAAGGAAAAGAAAAGAGACGTGCTGTAGAAGTGGAGTTAAGAGAACAAGAGAATGAATTAAAGAAACATTTGCTAGGAAATAGTGATGCTGTAAAGTAG
- a CDS encoding alpha/beta hydrolase: MRIVLSIFLVLISYMSWAVEPLKEYVDHPANSTVNFEALEIVTKDDYKLKSWICFPPKDKDLKKVLVLAYGDAGNMSYYVRQVLEVAKHGYTVVMFDYRGYGESQAFDMIETQLYYDEFVTDLKAVVEYSQKRFEQPVGVWALSMGTIASTLLYTDLKYDFLIAEGFVSSPQDIISKLKQFLEKEYTLPTSATHYELALSKLTLPVLYFAGDRDGLTSPNDSYRAKFLNAKSEVVLYKGAHLQGFQALSDTTHGERYIKAIDTFMTNMNAVVESK, from the coding sequence ATGAGAATTGTTCTATCTATATTTTTAGTATTAATCAGTTATATGTCTTGGGCAGTAGAGCCGTTGAAGGAGTATGTGGATCATCCTGCTAATTCGACAGTGAATTTTGAAGCCTTAGAGATTGTAACGAAGGATGATTATAAATTGAAATCTTGGATTTGTTTTCCGCCTAAGGATAAGGACTTAAAGAAAGTATTGGTATTAGCCTATGGCGATGCAGGTAATATGTCTTATTATGTAAGACAAGTCTTAGAAGTAGCGAAGCATGGGTATACTGTCGTGATGTTTGACTATAGAGGATATGGAGAGAGTCAGGCATTCGATATGATAGAGACACAGCTGTATTACGACGAATTCGTCACAGACTTAAAAGCAGTAGTAGAGTATAGTCAGAAGAGATTTGAACAGCCTGTTGGTGTTTGGGCTCTTTCGATGGGTACGATAGCCAGTACACTATTATATACAGATTTGAAGTATGATTTCTTGATAGCAGAAGGGTTTGTATCTAGTCCGCAGGATATCATTAGTAAGCTAAAACAGTTTTTAGAGAAAGAATACACATTGCCTACTAGCGCTACACATTATGAGTTAGCGTTGAGTAAGCTGACCTTACCGGTCTTATATTTTGCAGGAGATAGAGATGGACTGACGTCTCCTAATGATAGTTATAGAGCTAAGTTTCTGAATGCTAAGAGTGAAGTCGTATTGTATAAAGGAGCTCATCTTCAGGGATTTCAGGCATTGTCTGATACCACGCATGGAGAGCGATATATTAAGGCTATAGATACCTTTATGACTAATATGAATGCTGTAGTAGAAAGTAAGTAA
- the pepT gene encoding peptidase T: MQHIIDRFISYVTVDTESDSSSNTCPSTEKQWDLANKLVEELKQIGLEDVTIDENAYIMATLPSNVDHEVPTIGFIAHFDTSPDFSGANVKPQIVENYDGGDIVLNEELNVVLSPSYFKDLLQYKGQTIITTDGTTLLGADDKAGITEIVSAMEYLIQHPEIKHGKIRIGFTPDEEIGRGAHLFDVKKFGAEWAYTMDGSQIGELEYENFNAGYAKLTFNGKSVHPGYAKGKMVNSILLANKFMSKLPKDEVPQKTTGYEGFFHVHTVTGSIEESVVELIIRDHNLKKYEKRKKLVAKLADKFNKKHAKKFGGPIVNCEIGDQYFNMREKVEPVMHIVDIAEEAMKQLDIKPLIKAIRGGTDGSQLSYMGLPCPNIFAGGHNFHGKYEYVPVESIVKATQVIVKIAELTAAKGK; encoded by the coding sequence ATGCAACATATCATTGACCGTTTCATCAGTTATGTAACTGTTGATACTGAATCTGATTCATCTTCAAATACTTGTCCAAGTACTGAGAAACAATGGGATTTAGCTAACAAATTAGTTGAAGAGTTAAAACAAATAGGTCTAGAAGACGTAACTATCGATGAGAACGCTTACATCATGGCTACATTACCTAGTAATGTAGATCACGAAGTACCTACTATCGGGTTTATCGCACACTTCGATACTTCTCCTGACTTTAGTGGTGCTAATGTTAAACCTCAAATCGTAGAAAACTATGATGGTGGAGATATCGTATTAAACGAAGAGTTAAACGTTGTCTTATCTCCGTCTTACTTTAAAGACCTTCTTCAATATAAAGGACAAACAATCATCACTACTGATGGTACAACTTTATTAGGAGCTGATGATAAAGCAGGGATTACAGAGATCGTATCTGCTATGGAATATCTAATCCAACACCCAGAAATCAAACATGGTAAAATCCGTATCGGATTTACACCTGATGAAGAAATCGGAAGAGGTGCTCATTTATTTGACGTTAAAAAATTCGGTGCTGAGTGGGCGTATACTATGGATGGTAGCCAAATCGGTGAATTAGAATACGAAAACTTCAATGCTGGGTATGCTAAACTTACTTTTAATGGTAAGAGTGTTCACCCTGGATATGCTAAAGGGAAGATGGTTAACTCTATCTTATTAGCAAACAAGTTTATGTCTAAATTACCTAAAGACGAAGTTCCTCAAAAAACAACAGGTTATGAAGGATTCTTCCACGTACATACTGTAACAGGTAGTATAGAAGAATCTGTGGTAGAGCTAATCATCCGTGATCACAACCTTAAGAAGTATGAGAAACGCAAAAAGCTTGTTGCTAAATTAGCAGATAAGTTTAATAAAAAACATGCTAAGAAATTTGGTGGACCTATCGTTAACTGCGAAATCGGTGACCAATACTTCAATATGCGTGAGAAAGTAGAGCCTGTGATGCATATCGTAGATATCGCTGAGGAAGCTATGAAACAATTAGATATCAAACCATTAATCAAAGCTATTCGTGGTGGTACTGATGGTTCTCAACTTTCTTATATGGGATTACCATGTCCTAATATCTTCGCTGGAGGGCATAACTTCCATGGAAAATATGAGTATGTACCAGTAGAAAGCATCGTTAAAGCAACACAAGTAATCGTTAAGATCGCTGAGCTTACTGCTGCTAAAGGAAAATAA